The following proteins are co-located in the Triplophysa dalaica isolate WHDGS20190420 chromosome 2, ASM1584641v1, whole genome shotgun sequence genome:
- the LOC130438018 gene encoding microfibril-associated glycoprotein 4-like, with translation MTMLVIFATLWLVVFGCECEELHPLDCSEIYETGEQVSGIYSIYPTADRPVWTQCDMISSGEDEEKGGWTVIQRRMDGSMNFYQPWKHYKRGFGVIESEYWLGLEYMYQLTHNRKYMLRVDLEDFEGRKGSAVYSLFSVDSECEGYRLTVSGFKDAGAGDSLSGHSGFKFSTFDKDQDTHEGNCAKLFLAGFWYSSCHSTNLNGVYLWGEDATHYAIGASWTSWSNNYALSMKSMTMKIKRLS, from the exons ATGACT atgcTGGTGATTTTCGCCACACTGTGGCTGGTTGTGTTTGGCTGTGAGTGTGAGGAACTTCATCCTCTGGACTGTTCAGAGATTTATGAAACAGGAGAACAAGTCAGCGGCATCTACAGCATCTATCCAACAGCTGATCGTCCCGTCTGGACTCAGTGTGACATGATCTCCAGCGGTGAAGATGAGGAGAAAGGAGGCTGGAcg GTGATTCAGAGGAGAATGGACGGCAGTATGAATTTCTATCAGCCGTGGAAACACTACAAGAGAGGATTCGGCGTCATCGAGAGCGAGTACTGGCTgg GACTGGAGTACATGTATCAGCTGACACATAACAGAAAGTACATGCTGAGAGTGGATCTGGAGGATTTTGAAGGCCGGAAAGGTTCAGCGGTGTATTCTCTCTTCTCGGTGGACTCTGAATGTGAAGGTTATCGACTGACTGTGTCTGGATTTAAAGATGCAGGAGCAG GTGATTCTTTATCTGGACACAGCGGGTTCAAGTTCTCCACCTTTGACAAAGATCAGGACACTCATGAAGGCAACTGTGCCAAATTGTTTCTCGCAGGATTTTGGTATTCCAGTTGTCATTCTACAAATCTCAACGGTGTGTATCTGTGGGGTGAAGACGCCACACATTACGCCATCGGAGCTTCTTGGACGAGCTGGAGTAACAATTACGCCCTCAGTATGAAATCTATGACCATGAAGATCAAACGCCTGTCTTAA
- the pin1 gene encoding peptidyl-prolyl cis-trans isomerase NIMA-interacting 1 — protein MSDDEKLPSGWEKRMSRSSGRVYYFNHITNASQWERPSASADGVGEVEKVRCSHLLVKHRESRRPSSWREENITRPKEEALELIHNYIEQIKSGQEDFERLASQFSDCSSARNGGDLGVFGRGQMQKPFEEASFALKVGDMSGPVFTDSGVHIILRTG, from the exons ATGTCTGACGACGAAAAGCTGCCGTCCGGCTGGGAGAAGAGAATGAGCCGGAGTTCGG GTAGGGTGTATTACTTCAATCACATCACTAATGCCAGTCAGTGGGAGAGGCCGAGCGCGTCGGCTGATGGAGTCGGTGAGGTGGAGAAGGTTCGCTGCTCTCATCTGCTGGTGAAACACAGGGAGTCTCGCCGGCCGTCCTCCTGGAGAGAGGAGAACATCACACGCCCTAAAGAGGAGGCGCTGGAGCTCATTCACA attaCATTGAACAGATCAAATCTGGCCAGGAGGACTTTGAGAGGTTGGCATCTCAGTTCAGCGACTGCAGCTCAGCACGTAACGGAGGAGATCTGGGCGTGTTCGGACGAG GTCAGATGCAGAAGCCGTTTGAAGAAGCCTCGTTCGCACTGAAGGTTGGAGATATGAGCGGTCCTGTCTTCACTGACTCCGGGGTTCACATCATCCTGAGGACaggataa